In Octopus sinensis linkage group LG6, ASM634580v1, whole genome shotgun sequence, the sequence acgTGGTATTTGTATATTCCCTTCTCTCTCCTGCCCAGACTTCGTTaccaataatttttattacttcaGCATTTTCACTTATTATTCTTTACAAACTTATTTGAATTTTCAATCTAAAACCTGTTAATTCTTTCAATACTCTCTGGACACCAGAAAGTCTCTAATGTTTACCAGCAAATGTGAACCTGGACACACAACCATCACACCTAGCCACGTGTTTAAGAGACTAGCCGACATTACACAAAATCAGTAACAGCAATTTACAGAAGACAGGTTAGTTAATTGGACTGACAGTTAATTAACTGAAAAACTTTGATATCAACCCAGGATGGGAAATAATTATCTATATTAAACACATGCAAAACAatagataaacaaacatatatatatattgctgctcGTGAATAACTATAACTTGTTAACATCAAACATAAACATCTGCTAATTAATCATAACTCCCGCTATGACGACTCGACTTCCGTAAATGTTTTGTGAGAAACTTAGAATGCTGTGTAGCAAGGAAATTGTAAACGGCGAGAATATGACGTAATAGTCATGTTGTCCGAACGAGTATAATTGTTAGtttcccattggttaaaattactgcccatatttgaattctaaactttcgtcaaagagaaatctttggatcttttccttttgaacggcactttgtaacataatttctaggtaactaaaaagttttaaacttcgtatactggtagaatgtgtttataaaacatcattttctcttggctttattgagaaaattctataagttgtaacatatttcgtctttaatttcaagcatttcggcaattttaaccaatcactgatgtccaCTTAGGTAAATAGCATTCTGTGCATaacgaatatgtccctcgtttaagaaacagattaggtttatttacatttgcgaagaaaaaaagatacccttccccaacccctaaccttaaatctaaaatagattgaaatgcaatagatcgatactagggccataattatgggtgacattttcatttgacaccgctagaaaaaaatcccattttccgtagcagtgtcgtatgaaattgtcacccataattataaccctagtatcgatctattgcatttcaatctattttagatttagggttaggggttggggaagggtattttttacttcgcaaatgtaaataaacccaatccgtttcttaaacgagggacatattcattatgttatttacctaaatggatgtCAGCGactggttaaaattgccgaaatgctcaaaattaaagatgaaatatgttacaacatatagaattttctcaataaagccaagaaaaaatgatgttttataaacacattctaccagtatatgaagtttaaaactttttagttacctagaaagtgctgttcaaaaggaaaagatccaaatcttTCACGAAATATGGGgagcttttcggtttgaacggcagttttttctagtggtgccatatgaaattgtcacccataattatgaccctagtatcgatctattgcatttcaatctgttttagggttaggggtggggaaagggtatctttttttcttcaaaaatgtaaataaacacaatctgtttcttaaacgaaggacatattcatacggcacagaatgttttcacctcaatagacgtcattgattggttgaaattgcagaaaaacaacaacaaatattttacaaaatatagaattttctcaataaagccaagagaaaaagatgttttataagcacattctaccagtatacgaagtttaaaagtgtttagttatgtggaaattatttttaaaaattgccggtcaaaccgaaaagattcaatTCAtgtatgagcagttataaaaaccctaaTTTTGGGGATATTAATCACTGAATTGTTGTGTAAACTCTAGTAGTTGGGTATGAAagaattaccgtaaatcctcgagtatagtccgcccttgagtataacacgcaggggatttttagtgggctgtacctctgaaaaacctaaaccttgtgtataatacgcaactcttctctaacttgagtcaaggaggtctatataccgtccttggtttgtaaaaatgtatatgataacgtcctttattattattgtatatataacataatgcaaacgtgtagcttttttgtacattttgtttgcagaaaataaagaaataacagtaataacgtttaataaatattCTAGTATTTTTACTTATCATACCATGAGTTAGTTGGCCTTATCTATCTTCTTCATCCTTTCCATGCTATTCCAGGATTTACTTGTGTAAAGGGGACACATCCCAATTTGCATCATTCTCTATGATGGCCTTGTATTTAGTCCTGACTCCTTTGTACATTTTGATACTATCCCTTTGACAGAAGCCAGACAACTGCATGCAGTGGTTGGAGTGTTCTATGTCTCCCTATTTCTGTTGTGTTGCTAGTAGTAATAACAAGTTTTCTCACTCTAACCATATTGTATGATACATGCGACCTAACAAGTAACATTTACTACAATttactaaaagaaaaattttctacattttccaaagaatacataaaacacattataaacatttatagtaatttaataacataaattcttTAATACAAATATCACAACAAAATGGTTTTATAATATGCTTTCCTACAAAAGTCAGTGGTAAGGTTTATCTCCATCATTAAAAGTACATTTATGAGAAGATATATAATCACTACGATGAAATGATTTCCCACAAATAACACAGCtgtatggtttttccccagtatgggTACGATTATGCCTTATTAAACACCTCAAGTTAGAAAATGCtttgccacagatttcacagtaaTGTGATTTCtctccagtgtgtgtatgtatatgtcctttTAAGCTGCCACTATTGGAAAATTCCTTGCCacaaacatcacagtgatatggtttttctccagtatgagtgCGTTTATGAACTAATAGGACAGATTTTTCAGAAAATGCtttgccacagatttcacagtagtgtggcttttccccagtatgaatacgtgtaTGTTCTGTTAAGCTGCTCTTATGTGAAAATTCTTTCCCACATATTagacagtgatatggtttctctcctgtgtgaatacgtctgtgtctTTTTAAAGTCCCATTTTGAGAAAATGCtttgccacagatttcacagtgatgtggtttttctccagtatgaatacgattGTGTTTCTTTAAGCTGCACCTATCAGAAAAGTCTTTTCCACAaacttcacagtgatatggtttctctcctgtgtgaatacgtttgtgtaatgTTAAGACATATTTTTCAggaaatgatttcccacagatttcacagcgGTGTCGTTTTTCCCCTGTGTGAGTACGTTTATGCCTTATTAAGGTACCACTACTTGTAAATCCTTTCCCACATACTTCACAAgcatatggcttctctccagtgtgAACTCGTTTGTGGACTGTTAAAGACTCTTTCACAGAAAATGTTTtatcacagatttcacagtggtaAGGTTTTGAGTGCACGCCTCTGTGTTTTTCACAATCACTCACATTAGAAAAAGCTTTCCCACAGTCATCACACctgtatggcttctctccagtgtgAGTACGTTTATGTCTTGATAAATTACCAAGTCGAGAAAATGGcttgccacagatttcacaatggtATCGCTTTTCTCCAGTGTGAATAAGTTGATGACTTCTCACATTATGAAACTGTGAAAATGCtttgccacagatttcacagtgatgtggtttttctccagtatgaatacgattGTGTTTCTTTAAGCTGCACCTATCAGAAAAGTCTTTTCCACAaacttcacagtgatatggtttctctcctgtgtgaatacgtttgtgtaatgTTAAGACATATTTTTCAggaaatgatttcccacagatttcacagcgGTGTCGTTTTTCCCCTGTGTGAGTACGTTTATGCCTTATTAAGGTACCACTACTTGTAAATCCTTTCCCACATACTTCACAAgcatatggcttctctccagtgtgAACTCGTTTGTGGACTGTTAAAGACTCTTTCACAGAAAATGTTTtatcacagatttcacagtggtaAGGTTTTGAGTGCACGCCTCTGTGTTTTTCACAATCACTCACATTAGAAAAAGCTTTCCCACAGTCATCACACctgtatggcttctctccagtgtgAGTACGTTTATGTCTTGATAAATTACCAAGTCGAGAAAATGGcttgccacagatttcacaatggtatcgtttttctccagtgtgaatAAGTTGATGACTTCTCACATTATGAAACTGTGAAAATGCtttgccacagatttcacagttgtacggtttctcccctgtgtgtgtacgtttgtgaatCTTTATATAACCTTTATCAGaaaatgattttccacatatttcacagtgaaatggtttctctcctgtatgtgtacgtttgtgttctGTTAAATAAGCTTTTACAGAGAATGCCTTCTCACATACTTCACAGTGGtatggcttttccccagtatgagtGCGCCTATGAATAGCTAAATTACATTTTGTAGTAAGTACTTTACCACAAATGCCACATTTGTAACGTTTGCTCCCTTTCTGATACATTCTCTCAGTTAAATTTTACAGTTTTCTTTCACTCTATTAAGATATTAGTTGGTAGATAAATCTCTATCCCAGCACTGCTGACTTGCAGTATCCTCTGCAGAAATTCTTTCATCTGGAAATCTGtcctgaaagaaaaacaaacaaataaatattagataCTAATGACCAAATATTTGTGAAATAACTActtgtgtagtgtgtgattgacTATTCTCAACAAAATCTCATAAAGTTTTCATGATCAATACTCAGTGGATCACACCTCTCATCTATATTGTCTTCTGCCTATTTTGCTATGGTCTACCCCCGTATCTATGTTTATGTTCcttcaacccttttgataccaacctggctgagactgcctctggctctgtagtagaaAAAATGtcttatattgaaaattaatagaaagaaacagagcatctctacagaaatatggttaaaacatttctagaaaatgtCTCCCAACAGATTTCACAGCAGAGTGATTGTAGCTGTCTATGAGTGTGGTTGTATTTTATTCAACAAGTACTAATTGAAAATTCTTTCCCATGTATTTCAAAGTGCAGTGCTTTTTCATTCTGGCAGTCCGTTTGTATCTTATTAAACTAAGAAGCtaattcagatttaaataaatagaaatttaataCAAACTGCAACAGCATTGTAAAACAAAATGACAACAACTGTGTTTGCATTATCAGCTTTCaatatttttagttgttttaAGAACTGAATTACATAAACCTGCATCAGCCTGAAATTTATTTCCTCAGTTTTTAGATGCACAAATCACAAAAACCTATTTTGCTAGCATTAGCATTGACTTCAGTATATTGATGAATGAAGGACATGGTTGGAAGTAGATCTATGATGGGACATGCCCATACAATGATTTCAACTCAATACGGcttacttaaccctttcgataccaacccagctgaaaccacctctggctctgtagtacaaatctgttgttttcataagttataaattaaaatcttcccccaaaccttagtcacaatttaatgataaccaaggtattttactaaactctttgttttatctaaaatgaattgaaagaaacacagagcatctcaaaatatttgcagtaacgaaagggttaatatttaatatttgctaATTATAGTGTGGGCATTAGCCCATGATTATGCCTGTAACAAGTTaactatcatttatttgtttcagtaataagactgcagccatgatggggcactggCTTGAACAGTTGAAACGAACAAGTCAAAGCCAGCACTTGGTTTTTTTAAGTCCTGTAcatattattctatcggtctttctcaTCAAACCGTGAAGTTAGAGGAATGTAAACAATGCAACACTGGTTTCAAGTtccatacacgacaggcttccacacagtttccatttacaaaatctattcacaaagcattggtcagtccagaacaataatagaagacacttgcttaaagtgctttgcaatgggactgaacccaaaaccatgtggttgctaagtgaGTTTGCTAACCACAGAgctatgactgtatatatatatatattctgagcaATGTTCTCTCTAATTTTTTGATGTATGTCTGCACAGAAATTTGTATTGaagctttgtttttctttacaaAGTAAGTACACCTCCATGCAAGTAACCATCACCCAAATGCCATCTTGCTAACCTAAGAAAATGCAGTGCTATTATAGTATGATATCTACATTGCTATTTGCAACCTAGAGTAAATAATAATGTCCTAACCCTAACAAACCACCTACTTAAGGCCTTCAGCAATTAACCCATTCATGCCAAGCGTCCGTTTAAACTGATAATTTATAAGGGTGTAAAACAAATACTTGATACAAATTGTGATTTGTGTATGACTtgtatcaaagaatgaaacatgTTCTTAATGCATATGCAGTCTGTATCAAAcagatttcaatgaaatttttttcaggcGACTttccgtgcttgaggagacatattgagtcaagtaaaatcaaaatcataatcaaatcaaattaaatcacaattaaatggaattgtagttgtggccgatgcccgTGCTGCCTGCCTGGcttctgtactggtggcacgcaataagcaccatgcatgcgtgggttgttgccagtgccacttgacttgctccctgttccggtggcatgtagaaagcaacatctgaacatggtcgacgCCAGCTTCCCctccccaactggctcctgtgccagtagcatgtaaaaagcaccaccgaacatggccaataccagtgccagtgctgcctaactgactcccatgctggtgacacctaaaaagcatccactacactctcagagtggttggcattaggaagggcatccagctgtagaaacactaccaaatCTGATTAGAGCCtagtgcggcctcctggcttgccagtccccagttaaaccatccaacccatgctagaatagaaaacggatgttaaatgatgatgatgatgatttaggtcAAAATAAAAGTATCTGTGAATTTTCAGGCAATTTCATTCACTAGAATAATTTCGGCACAAATGGGTTATATCCAGCCCATTTAGTTGTTCACACTAGTATCACGCTGGCTAGAGACTTTTGCAAGATAATCTCAAATGGAAATGAAACATTATCCTTTTTGAGAGATCACAATCTTATTAACCATTTACAAAACGCTCAGGAAAAACGATGACCTGTTCACTGCATTTTTAAATGATATCAGATCAGTTTACAaacattaaaatcaatatttgatgatttaaaaaaattttgtataaGATGTAAATGATTTTTAATAAATCTTATACCATAAACTCTTTATTATGCTCTTTTCCTTTtgcaaaataaatgtttaatgatttttaacataTTTCATACTACTAACAGTTGGTAGCTGtcatgctatagtagaaaatggaTGGTAGATTTTAATGTTTGTAAACTGATCTGATATCATTTAAAATAGTAGTACACAGGTCATCATTTAGCCTGAGCATTTTCTACCTGGTCAATAAGATTGTGATCTCTCGAAAAGGACACTGCTTCATCTTCGCTTGAGATTATTTTGTAAAAGTCTCTGGCCAGCATGGTGCTTGTGTAGCACTGAAAATGCTCATAAAGCAATGAGATGACAGAAAGCATGTTGGACTCAGTAGCATTTCTTcttgctctttatattctgagttcaaattccaccaagatcaactttgcctttcatcttttcttcattaccaccatcatttaatgtctgtttcccaaGCTGGCAGGggctggatggcttgacaggaactggcaaagccaGAGGTCATACCAGGTTGCatagtctattttggcttggtttctatggccggatgccctttcaTGGTCCAGAAAACAAATTACCAATcagtacattatttattttatattgcagtGTCAGGAAAGCTAGGGAATCAATAACTGAAGATAAAGTGGGTTTAAAGGAATAGATAAAAGTTTTGATGATAAATTAACATCTTGAGACATTGCTAAAGTATTTGatagagttttaaaaaaataaaattgattaaaaatccttggttgcaatattattttaataacagATCTCGAGTGCTTTGTCTAAATAATGTTTCTTGTTACACCATTTCTAGATGTGCAGAGTAGTTTTATAGGTCCTATTCTATTTTCAAACTACAAAAATTCAAAACTAATGGTATATATGCTGATGATACCAAATAGTTTTTGTCTAATCTCAAAAATATCGAAATTTCCATTTGATGCACAAAAAATCTATGAATCCAGTAAGAAAACATGTGAGAAAGGTTTTATAATGTCTTTAGCGCataattattgaaaattattGACAAATTGCTGCACATAATTCTTATTTCATTACTGTAAGTTGAAAATTCCTTTCTCTAATACTGCATTTTTTCCCCCATAACTATGTTTCACTTTTGTTGTATCAAGTCATAGAAAGTCTTAATCAAACATTGTGTTCACATAATTCTTTACATTCAAAACCATCATTTTGTCTCTTGCTGGTGTGGCTCCTGGACTTGCCTGTTCCTGACAAACCGttcaacccctgccagcatggaaattggacgttaaatgatgatgatgatatcttaatGGACATTATTCAATTTAGCTTCTCTAAAATGTAACATGTTTCAGTGTCAGAACTTTAATCAATTTTTTGTCCTGaatttcttgttgttattgtacaTCTCTGTTAGAATCTGCTCTGGTTCAAACTTGGTCCACTGAATGCTGGTATCATCTCTAACAAAGAATTAGAGATTCTAGCTCAAAATTGTGCTTAACAGTCAACAGAAGGTAAATCTGGAAATATTTCTGTGGTATTTGCCAGGGCTAACTTCTAATGTATTgtaaggaatgttctcaagatcTCTGATTCATTTCAGCAATAGGTTAATAAGTTTTGGACTTCTGATTCGAAATTAATTTCCTCTGCATTCTTATAGGCACCTGTGTGTAATTAAGAGATTTTGCAaagttttcctttttcctttctcattATAGGAAATTATGGAACCTGGTTTTGTAAGAAGGTTCTTCAGACAAAAAGAATGGCACCTAAAATAGCTCCCAATAATCTTTGCTTTCAAGGGGCTAGATTTTAGGTGCTAATAATATTTCCACATTTTCATGGATTTATAGGTCTTCATTTAATGTTGGAAATAAGAAGTCCAAAACTTATTAACCTATTGCTGAAATGAATCAGAgatcttgagaacattccttacAATACATTAGAAGTTAGCCCTGGCAAATACCACAGAAATATTTCCAGATTTACCTTCTGTTGACTGTTAAGCACAATTTTGAGCTAGAATCTCTAATTCTTTGTTAGAGATGATACCAGCATTCAATGGACCAAGTTTGAACCAGAGCAGATTCTAACAGAGATGTACTGAGTTCAATAACAACAAGAAATTTCAGTTATTCTAGATGAAGTAGAATCATGCTTTGATACAATGCCATTACTATTGTTTAGTTTCTTCAGATTCTAATCATCCAACCAGATTTTTGTCTAGCTTTCATGGCCTTTCTagtaatccaatctcttgtcgcaacataaactcaattttttagtggggagataacccaattttttaataggGGTGATATAACCAAAATGTACCAAATATTTTTGTCATctgaatttattttctattttcgatATTTTTATGTCATTTGTGAATGCTTGTACAATCACACGGTTAAATCTCCTACGTCATcagtgggaaaaaaaattaaagggctGACATATACTCCTTTGGGATTCTGGGCATTTCAATTTGTTCAAACTGTTGAAACTAAACACTGATGAAAAATTTTGATGCACAATTTGCAATCTAAATGTAAGATATTTCCCTTTAACAAAAGTATGTTCTTTGATTCCTAACATGTAGCTTCCTCGTGGAAGCTGTTCAGCCTGCAGAACAAACTGATGTACAAGTTCGTTATGAGAAGATGAAAGCTCTATAATTGGCAGGTTTTGTTATCTCTTACTAGAAATCTTTTCCTATTTGATTGTTTACGTAAGACAAGTTCAATCTTAACAATGGAAGAAAAGCTATGACATAAACGATAAAGTTACTAATTTCATTACCAAATATTTCTattctctaatttttttattaatgaatgtCAAGAATAGattgaaaaataatcaataaagatAATACTAATGAAAAGTCCAAGACTTGTACACCACTCGGAAATGCAGGTTAATGTAATCAAACAGTTGGTCTAAACGACGCCTGTCATTCAACCTGTTTGTGGTGCAAGATTAAAGTTGTCGGTGTGTCATGTTATTTCAGAGATATTCATCACTATAAGTATATCAGTGTATATTCAAATAATGAAAGTATTTAAATAGCTGCAGTATTCGTTAATTAAACTAATTACACTACTATATCCTCGAAATCATTTCATGGTTTGGTTTCATCACTAGGACAGTGCTCGCTCAGAGCGCTGGACAGTTGTCATATTCTTGTATTGTCCAACTTCTTTTAAATATGGCAATATTTATGTTGTGTAAGCTCTGTATTAGGTGTGCTGGATGGGGGAGCATTGATCTCCTTTGTTTACAGTTATCAAAAACATCCACGTGTTGGTGGGCTAGTTTTGATTTCAATAAGTCGCTTTCAACAgtgttaaaataatttaacatataaaTGATTGACATGCTAAAAACTTACAATAATGGGGAAAGCACTGGTTCCTTCATTCCTTCTATGACATTATCCTGGTAACATATCTATTACAAGAGATCGATGTTGCCATTAACATGTCCGTGGAGATTTTCTAGGGTCTGGATCATGAAAAAGGCATCAAAGAAAGCGTGAGATAACAACATCGGAAAAGCAAGTGTCCGGTGTCAAGCAAGACCGACGATTGAGAAATTTACTTTTTACAATTACGGAAAGCTAATTCAAATAACTTGTAACATGACTAATTAGTAACATATCAAAAAATCTACAATATCcaatgcctttatatatattaaattaattgaaTGGAGTAAAAACCTAGAACATGTAAACATGCTCCCCTGTATATACTGTCCTTGGTTTATTTTCGGATCAGTTAtccgaaaaaaaaatcaattattcgAACAAAATACTTCTCGCCCGTCTAGTTCGGATAATTGAGTTTGTACTGACTACAGGTAATACTCTACACAGGTTATGGAAGTAACAATCTCAAGAGAACCATCATAACATTTGAGAGTTCAGTCGACATCACACCAACTTAATTGGACAAAAGTAATTTACTTAAATAGAGTAAGGGATACTTCATTGGATTCGACTTAGGATGGGAAACAATTGTCTACATTaaacacataaaaacaatttACAAATAAACGTCGCCTTACTTCCAAATATTGTTcttctttgtctattttttcCTCAATAAACATCCATTGTCAATGTAAATAGCACCAAATACCGTCAAGTGTCATCGTTTCTCTCAGTTCGTTTCAGTTAAGGGAAATGGTTTGGAGAAACCAAGATGGCGGTGTACACATCAATTCCATCGGTCATCTGATGTATCAGAAGAAATCTCTCAACTTTAATGCCTTCATATTTCAGAGACAACTCTGTAGTGATTATCTCACTATTATCAACACTGTAAACCTAATCCAGCTGTTTAGTATTGTATGTAAATTTGGAAAGATTTCTCTTTGCATGGGCATTTTTTTGTTAAACTACGTGCTAGTAAGTGAAAGCAAGTAAGGGAGATAAGTGCTATAACTTGAAATCTTCgcaaaatggatggaagcactccgtcggttacgacgacgagggttccggttgatccgaatcaacggaacagcctgctcgtgaaattaacgtgtaagtggctgagcactccacagatacgtgtacccttaacgtagttctcggggatattcagcgtgacacagagagtgacaaggccggccctttgaaatacaggtgctacagaaacatgaagtaagagtgggagaaagttgtggtgaaagagtacagcagggatcaccaccatcccctgccggagccccgtggagctttaggtgttttcgctcaataaacactcacaacgcccggtctgggaatcgaaaccgctgccCTAACGGTAATATCTTGTCATTAAAAGCAACTGGTGAAAATAGCATACATGTTTATAACACTAGCGAACGACAATCTAATCAGTTGGCAAAACAAACTTTATTTAAAAGCcgtagaaatatcacaaaaactgttactcagagtttcacgttcccgttcgtcggacagttccattctaacaaaacagtccgatgaacgggaaacggcgagtaacagttttttggtgatatttctgctgcttttaaataaagcatgttactctacctctggtatttgagtactcttttccaccttgtttcgcatttatgtgcttactttttAATGATGGGTAACAGTTTCAAGGAACGGTCAGGTACGAAGACTAGAAATCCTATCTTGTCTTGTCTATCCCATTATTGTCTATCCCattatttactttgctttttatttgatttgtgtaaaaaaaaacatatacattgttttaaaaaataattggatcttttcggtttgaacggcagtttttaaaaataatttccacgtaactaaacacttttaaacttcgtatactggtagaatgtgtttataaaacatctttttctcttgtttttattgagaaaattcaatagtttgtaaaatatttgttgttttctttcttcaatttctgcaatttcaaccaatcagtgacgtctattgtggtaaaaagacattctgtgtcgtatgaatatgtccctcgtttaagaaacggattgggtttatttacatttgtgaagaaaaaatacccttcccctaccctaaccctaaaacagattgaaatgcaatagatcgatactagggtcataattatgggtgacaatttcaaatgacaccgctaggaaaaacttccgttcaaaccgaaaaaatctaaataatttatttactttctttaaaaaattcttttattttgttaccAAACATGTATCGCGCATGCGCACttcaactcatttgcatacacccAAGTCCTAGTAGGATCAACTACTtgcgactagctagcgcggatgcccgactgcgcgcaccgggaccattaTTCGCTAGTCAAAAAGAATGCTAGTccgtcgtgactagtcgatccttcaACGACTACCTAGCGCGAGTATGCAAATTAATAGATGCGTGCATAATAGTATATAAtggctgaatatatataaaataaaattgtttttttcttaaacaaagtaaataaaagactcaatgaaagaaattatttactttgtgttttatttactt encodes:
- the LOC115213313 gene encoding zinc finger protein 845-like isoform X1; protein product: MYQKGSKRYKCGICGKVLTTKCNLAIHRRTHTGEKPYHCEVCEKAFSVKAYLTEHKRTHTGEKPFHCEICGKSFSDKGYIKIHKRTHTGEKPYNCEICGKAFSQFHNVRSHQLIHTGEKRYHCEICGKPFSRLGNLSRHKRTHTGEKPYRCDDCGKAFSNVSDCEKHRGVHSKPYHCEICDKTFSVKESLTVHKRVHTGEKPYACEVCGKGFTSSGTLIRHKRTHTGEKRHRCEICGKSFPEKYVLTLHKRIHTGEKPYHCEVCGKDFSDRCSLKKHNRIHTGEKPHHCEICGKAFSQFHNVRSHQLIHTGEKRYHCEICGKPFSRLGNLSRHKRTHTGEKPYRCDDCGKAFSNVSDCEKHRGVHSKPYHCEICDKTFSVKESLTVHKRVHTGEKPYACEVCGKGFTSSGTLIRHKRTHTGEKRHRCEICGKSFPEKYVLTLHKRIHTGEKPYHCEVCGKDFSDRCSLKKHNRIHTGEKPHHCEICGKAFSQNGTLKRHRRIHTGEKPYHCLICGKEFSHKSSLTEHTRIHTGEKPHYCEICGKAFSEKSVLLVHKRTHTGEKPYHCDVCGKEFSNSGSLKGHIHTHTGEKSHYCEICGKAFSNLRCLIRHNRTHTGEKPYSCVICGKSFHRSDYISSHKCTFNDGDKPYH
- the LOC115213313 gene encoding zinc finger protein 845-like isoform X2 encodes the protein MYQKGSKRYKCGICGKVLTTKCNLAIHRRTHTGEKPYHCEVCEKAFSVKAYLTEHKRTHTGEKPFHCEICGKSFSDKGYIKIHKRTHTGEKPYNCEICGKAFSQFHNVRSHQLIHTGEKRYHCEICGKPFSRLGNLSRHKRTHTGEKPYRCDDCGKAFSNVSDCEKHRGVHSKPYHCEICDKTFSVKESLTVHKRVHTGEKPYACEVCGKGFTSSGTLIRHKRTHTGEKRHRCEICGKSFPEKYVLTLHKRIHTGEKPYHCEVCGKDFSDRCSLKKHNRIHTGEKPHHCEICGKAFSQFHNVRSHQLIHTGEKRYHCEICGKPFSRLGNLSRHKRTHTGEKPYRCDDCGKAFSNVSDCEKHRGVHSKPYHCEICDKTFSVKESLTVHKRVHTGEKPYACEVCGKGFTSSGTLIRHKRTHTGEKRHRCEICGKSFPEKYVLTLHKRIHTGEKPYHCEVCGKDFSDRCSLKKHNRIHTGEKPHHCEICGKAFSQNGTLKRHRRIHTGEKPYHCLICGKEFSHKSSLTEHTRIHTGEKPHYCEICGKAFSEKSVLLVHKRTHTGEKPYHCDVCGKEFSNSGSLKGHIRTHTGEKSHHCEICGKAFPNVRCLIRHIHTHTGVKL